The window GTCTTGGCCTGCTTGGCGGCCGGGGCCACCTGCCGCTGCACCGAGGCGCAGTTCGTCTCCAGTCCCGGCCCCGTTTCAAGCAGCGGCAACAGCGCGGCGAGCGGCGCCGCGGCGGCAAGCGCAATGGCGCCCCCCGCGCGCGCGACAAGCGGCCCCTTCTCGAGTGCGAATTCAGGCTGCTTGAACGTGCCGAAGACACGCACGGGCGTGCGCAGCGACAGGAGGCCCGGCTGCTTGGGCTTGGGCGCGACGGTGATGTCGAAGGTCTCCCGCGCGAGGTCGAAGCCGCCCCCGCCCAGGATCTGGGTCTGCTCGGTGTCGACGACGAGCAGGCTGGAGGCACCGCGGCCCTGCTTCACGTCGAAGGCCACCCCGCCGCAGTTCACGTCGATCTCGCGGTCGCCGCCGATCAGCAGCTGCAGCACCTTGCCGCCCTGGAGGCTGCTGGCCGCATCGAGCAGATTCGAGATGCGCCCGTTGGCGATGGTGAGCACGATGCGGCCGTCGGCCTTGGCCGCCGCGTCCGCGATGGAGTTGCCGGACCCCTTGAGCTGCAGGGTGCCGCCGAGGAAGCCGGCGGCCTGCGCAATGCGCTTCTGCTTCGGCATCAGCGCATCGACGCGCACCCGCTGCAGATTGACCTGCACGTCGGACCGGATCGTGGGCTCTCTTGCGTCGAGCCGGATTTGCGAGACGATCGCGCCGCTGGCAAATCCGAACTCCAGCGGGTTGAGCTCCAGCAGCGCATCGTGCAGCCGCAGCGAGGCCCGCAGGCTTTCCAGTGGCAAGGCCTTGGGAACCATGAGTCTGGTCGCGTCCAGCGTCACTTCGGCATCGATCTTCTGCAGCCGGCTGCCGTCGAAGGAGCCCGCCGGAAGAATATGGTTCGGATCGATGGCCTTGTCCTTGGCCGCTGCGGCCGGACGCGAGCGGGTCTCGGCCTGAGACAGCTGCGGCTTGCCGGCCGAGGCCTGGGTCTGGATGCCGATCATGGGCCCGAGGTCCGCCATGTTCAGCAGCTTGCTGTGCAGCCTGGCCGTCAGGAGCGGGCGCGGCGCCTTCTCGACATAAGCGCCGGCGCCGGTGACGTCGGTCGAGCCGATCTTGCCGCGGAGATCGTCCATGGCGTAGCGGTTGCCCTTCAGCACCAG is drawn from Variovorax sp. PBS-H4 and contains these coding sequences:
- a CDS encoding AsmA family protein, whose amino-acid sequence is MTMAGLQGFPRRHPIWMVALLALLALLAVAVLFDWNWFRAPLERYISAKTERVFRISDLHVSLGLTPTIRMREVFFGNSDWSDEEAMARIETLEFSVSLRDLPEKILVPRVALTRPDLVFERLKDDRKNWKLGDPSDTSPSKLRISTLSVDRGRLRYIDHGEPFQIEIQGSTFDPASQPRVKDADAPPSNVRYSTEYAFKGSYHGAGFSGTALTGEVLSFQESGVPFPVKGTLAAGTTKLEVEGTVADAANISAIDTRLRIEGQTLANLYPFLLLPLPASPPYQLQGHLVLKGNRYAMDDLRGKIGSTDVTGAGAYVEKAPRPLLTARLHSKLLNMADLGPMIGIQTQASAGKPQLSQAETRSRPAAAAKDKAIDPNHILPAGSFDGSRLQKIDAEVTLDATRLMVPKALPLESLRASLRLHDALLELNPLEFGFASGAIVSQIRLDAREPTIRSDVQVNLQRVRVDALMPKQKRIAQAAGFLGGTLQLKGSGNSIADAAAKADGRIVLTIANGRISNLLDAASSLQGGKVLQLLIGGDREIDVNCGGVAFDVKQGRGASSLLVVDTEQTQILGGGGFDLARETFDITVAPKPKQPGLLSLRTPVRVFGTFKQPEFALEKGPLVARAGGAIALAAAAPLAALLPLLETGPGLETNCASVQRQVAPAAKQAKTPRKRR